In a genomic window of Streptomyces katrae:
- a CDS encoding sodium-translocating pyrophosphatase: protein MTGLFTPQAVDHTGDLAAAVLTDDNRLIVFVIAGIALAALVVAQILVRQVLAADEGTTNMKKIAAAVQEGANAYLGRQLRTLGIFAVVVFFLLFLLPADDWTQRSGRSAFFLVGALFSATTGYIGMRLAVRANVRVAAAAREATPAEGEPAKDLTEVAHKAMKIAFRTGGVVGMFTVGLGLLGASCVVLVYAADAPKVLEGFGLGAALIAMFMRVGGGIFTKAADVGADLVGKVEQGIPEDDPRNAATIADNVGDNVGDCAGMAADLFESYAVTLVAALILGKAAFGDLGLAFPLIVPAIGVITAMIGIFAVAPRRADRSGMTAINRGFFISAVISLVLVGAAVYAYLPATYKELTGVEDAAILGHSGDPRVLAVVAVAIGIVLAALIQQLTGYFTETNRRPVRDIGKTSLTGPATVVLAGISVGLESAVYTALLIGLGVYGAFLLGGTSIMLALFAVALAGTGLLTTVGVIVAMDTFGPVSDNAQGIAEMSGDVEGAGAQVLTDLDAVGNTTKAITKGIAIATAVLAAAALFGSYNDAITNAVKSVGAKAGEMNLSLSIAQPNNLVGLILGAAVVFLFSGLAINAVSRSAGAVVYEVRRQFREHPGIMDYSEKPEYGRVVDICTKDALRELATPGLLAVLTPIAVGFTLGVGALGSFLAGAIGCGTLMAVFLANSGGAWDNAKKLVEDGHHGGKGSEAHAAVVIGDTVGDPFKDTAGPAINPLLKVMNLVALLIAPAVVQFSYGADASVTVRAVVAALALLVIIGAVYASKRRGIAVGDDEGEGAAAERVAQPADPATVS, encoded by the coding sequence ATGACGGGGCTCTTCACCCCCCAAGCCGTGGATCACACCGGCGATCTGGCGGCCGCAGTACTCACGGATGACAACCGGCTCATCGTGTTCGTCATCGCGGGCATCGCACTGGCCGCCCTCGTGGTCGCGCAGATCCTGGTCCGCCAGGTCCTCGCGGCCGACGAGGGCACTACCAACATGAAGAAAATCGCGGCGGCGGTGCAGGAGGGCGCGAACGCCTACCTGGGCCGCCAGTTGCGCACCCTCGGCATCTTCGCCGTCGTGGTCTTCTTCCTGCTCTTCCTGCTCCCCGCCGACGACTGGACGCAGCGCTCCGGGCGCTCCGCCTTCTTCCTCGTCGGCGCCCTCTTCTCGGCCACCACCGGCTACATCGGCATGCGCCTCGCCGTGCGCGCCAACGTCCGCGTCGCAGCGGCCGCCCGCGAGGCCACCCCCGCCGAGGGCGAGCCCGCCAAGGACCTGACCGAAGTCGCCCACAAGGCCATGAAGATCGCCTTCCGCACGGGCGGCGTGGTCGGCATGTTCACCGTCGGCCTCGGCCTGCTCGGCGCCTCCTGCGTCGTGCTCGTCTACGCCGCCGACGCCCCCAAGGTGCTGGAGGGCTTCGGCCTCGGCGCCGCGCTCATCGCGATGTTCATGCGCGTGGGCGGCGGCATCTTCACCAAGGCCGCCGACGTGGGCGCCGACCTGGTCGGCAAGGTCGAGCAGGGCATTCCGGAGGACGATCCGCGCAATGCCGCGACCATCGCCGACAATGTGGGCGACAACGTCGGCGACTGCGCGGGGATGGCGGCCGACCTCTTCGAGTCCTACGCCGTCACCCTCGTGGCCGCCCTCATCCTCGGCAAGGCCGCCTTCGGCGACCTCGGCCTCGCCTTCCCGCTGATCGTGCCCGCCATCGGCGTCATCACCGCCATGATCGGCATCTTCGCCGTGGCCCCGCGCCGCGCCGACCGCAGCGGGATGACGGCGATCAACCGCGGCTTCTTCATCTCCGCCGTGATCTCCCTGGTGCTCGTCGGGGCCGCCGTCTACGCCTACCTCCCGGCCACCTACAAGGAGCTCACCGGGGTCGAGGACGCCGCGATCCTCGGCCACTCCGGCGACCCGCGCGTCCTGGCCGTCGTCGCCGTCGCCATCGGCATCGTGCTCGCGGCCCTGATCCAGCAGCTGACCGGCTACTTCACCGAGACCAACCGCCGCCCCGTCCGGGACATCGGCAAGACCTCGCTGACCGGCCCCGCCACCGTGGTCCTCGCCGGCATCTCCGTCGGCCTGGAGTCCGCCGTCTACACGGCGCTGCTCATCGGCCTCGGCGTCTACGGGGCCTTCCTGCTCGGCGGCACGTCGATCATGCTCGCGCTCTTCGCGGTGGCACTGGCCGGCACCGGCCTGCTCACCACGGTCGGCGTCATCGTCGCCATGGACACCTTCGGCCCGGTTTCCGACAACGCCCAGGGCATCGCGGAGATGTCCGGCGACGTCGAGGGCGCCGGCGCCCAGGTCCTCACCGACCTCGACGCCGTCGGCAACACCACCAAGGCCATCACCAAGGGCATCGCCATCGCCACCGCCGTCCTGGCCGCGGCCGCGCTCTTCGGCTCGTACAACGACGCCATCACCAACGCGGTCAAGTCGGTCGGCGCCAAGGCCGGGGAGATGAACCTCAGCCTCTCCATCGCCCAGCCCAACAACCTGGTCGGCCTGATCCTCGGCGCGGCCGTCGTGTTCCTGTTCTCGGGCCTGGCCATCAACGCCGTGTCCCGCTCCGCGGGCGCCGTCGTCTACGAGGTGCGCCGCCAGTTCCGCGAGCACCCCGGGATCATGGACTACTCCGAGAAGCCCGAGTACGGGCGCGTCGTGGACATCTGCACCAAGGACGCCCTGCGCGAACTGGCCACGCCGGGTCTGCTCGCCGTGCTCACCCCGATCGCGGTCGGCTTCACCCTCGGCGTCGGTGCGCTCGGCTCCTTCCTCGCGGGCGCCATCGGCTGCGGCACCCTGATGGCGGTCTTCCTCGCCAACTCGGGTGGCGCGTGGGACAACGCGAAGAAGCTCGTCGAGGACGGCCACCACGGCGGCAAGGGCAGCGAGGCCCACGCCGCGGTCGTCATCGGCGACACGGTCGGCGACCCCTTCAAGGACACCGCCGGTCCGGCCATCAACCCGCTGCTGAAGGTCATGAACCTGGTGGCCCTGCTGATCGCCCCGGCCGTCGTGCAGTTCAGCTACGGCGCGGACGCGAGCGTGACCGTCCGGGCCGTGGTCGCGGCGCTCGCGCTGCTGGTCATCATCGGCGCGGTGTACGCCTCCAAGCGCCGCGGCATCGCCGTCGGCGACGACGAGGGGGAGGGGGCCGCCGCGGAGCGCGTGGCCCAGCCGGCGGACCCGGCGACGGTCTCCTGA
- the topA gene encoding type I DNA topoisomerase, translating into MSPTSETAQGGRRLVIVESPAKAKTIKGYLGPGYVVEASVGHIRDLPNGAAEVPDKYTGEVRRLGVDVEHDFAPIYVVNADKKAQVRKLKDLLAESDELFLATDEDREGEAIAWHLQEVLKPKVPVHRMVFHEITKDAIRDAVANPRELNQRMVDAQETRRILDRLYGYEVSPVLWKKVMPRLSAGRVQSVATRLVVERERERIAFRSAEYWDLTGTFGTGRAGDASDPSTLVARLNTVDGKRVAQGRDFGPNGQLKGEVLHLDEANARALAAALQGADFSVRSVESKPYRRSPYAPFRTTTLQQEASRKLGFGAKATMQVAQKLYENGFITYMRTDSTTLSDTAVAAARAQVTQLYGADYLPEKPRVYAGKVKNAQEAHEAIRPSGDRFRTPAETGLTGDQFRLYELIWKRTVASQMKDATGNSVTVKIGGRASDGRDAEFSASGKTITFHGFMKAYVEGADDPNAELDDRERRLPQVAEGDALTAEEITADGHATKPPARYTEASLVKELEEREIGRPSTYASIIGTILDRGYVFKKGTALVPSFLSFAVVNLLETHFGRLVDYDFTAKMEDDLDRIARGEAQSVPWLKRFYFGSEHATEVVPADGDALGGLKELVTDLGAIDAREISSFPVGDGIVLRVGRYGPYVERGEKDAEGHQRADVPDDLAPDELTVEYAEELFAKPSGEFELGKDPVSGNEIVAKDGRYGPYVTEILPEGTPKTGKNAVKPRTASLFKSMSLDTVTLEDALRLMSLPRVVGTDAEGVEITAQNGRYGPYLKKGTDSRSLETEDQLFSITLDEALAIYAQPKQRGRAAAKPPLKELGTDPVSEKPVVVKDGRFGPYVTDGETNATLRRDDDVETITPERGYELLAEKRAKGPAKKTAKKAPAKKAPAKKATAAKKTTTAKKTTAAKTTAAKTTAAKTTAAKTAAAKKTVAKKATAAAKKTTAAAPADE; encoded by the coding sequence TTGTCCCCGACTAGCGAGACCGCACAGGGCGGCCGCCGACTCGTCATTGTCGAGTCCCCTGCCAAGGCGAAGACGATCAAGGGCTACCTGGGCCCTGGGTACGTCGTCGAGGCGAGCGTCGGGCACATCCGCGACCTCCCGAACGGCGCCGCCGAGGTCCCCGACAAGTACACCGGCGAGGTCCGCCGCCTCGGCGTGGATGTCGAGCACGACTTCGCGCCGATCTACGTCGTCAACGCGGACAAGAAGGCCCAGGTCAGGAAGCTCAAGGATCTGCTGGCTGAGTCCGACGAACTCTTCCTCGCCACCGATGAGGACCGCGAGGGCGAAGCCATCGCATGGCACCTCCAGGAAGTCCTCAAGCCCAAGGTCCCCGTCCACCGGATGGTCTTCCACGAGATCACCAAGGACGCCATCCGCGACGCCGTCGCCAACCCGCGCGAGCTCAACCAGCGCATGGTCGACGCCCAGGAAACCCGCCGCATCCTCGACCGCCTCTACGGCTACGAGGTCTCGCCGGTCCTGTGGAAGAAGGTCATGCCGCGGCTGTCGGCCGGCCGCGTCCAGTCCGTGGCCACCCGCCTCGTCGTCGAGCGGGAGCGCGAGCGCATCGCCTTCCGCTCCGCCGAGTACTGGGACCTGACCGGCACCTTCGGCACCGGCCGCGCCGGTGACGCCTCCGACCCCTCGACGCTGGTCGCCCGCCTGAACACGGTGGACGGCAAGCGCGTCGCCCAGGGCCGCGACTTCGGCCCGAACGGGCAGCTCAAGGGCGAGGTGCTGCACCTCGACGAGGCGAACGCGCGGGCGCTCGCCGCCGCGCTCCAGGGCGCCGACTTCTCCGTCCGCTCGGTCGAGTCCAAGCCGTACCGCCGCTCCCCGTACGCCCCGTTCCGCACGACGACCCTCCAGCAGGAGGCCTCGCGCAAGCTGGGCTTCGGCGCGAAGGCGACGATGCAGGTGGCGCAGAAGCTGTACGAGAACGGCTTCATCACCTACATGCGTACGGACTCCACGACGCTCTCCGACACCGCCGTGGCGGCGGCGCGGGCGCAGGTCACGCAGCTCTACGGGGCCGACTACCTGCCCGAGAAGCCGCGCGTCTACGCGGGCAAGGTCAAGAACGCGCAGGAGGCGCACGAGGCGATCCGGCCTTCGGGTGATCGTTTCCGCACCCCCGCCGAGACGGGCCTGACCGGCGACCAGTTCCGGCTGTACGAGCTGATCTGGAAGCGGACCGTCGCCTCCCAGATGAAGGACGCGACCGGTAACTCCGTGACCGTGAAGATCGGCGGGCGGGCGAGCGACGGCCGGGACGCCGAGTTCAGCGCCTCCGGCAAGACGATCACCTTCCACGGCTTCATGAAGGCCTACGTCGAGGGCGCCGACGACCCGAACGCCGAGCTGGACGACCGTGAGCGCCGGCTGCCGCAGGTCGCCGAGGGCGACGCGCTGACCGCCGAGGAGATCACCGCCGACGGCCACGCGACCAAGCCCCCGGCCCGCTACACCGAGGCCTCGCTGGTCAAGGAGCTGGAGGAGCGGGAGATCGGCCGCCCGTCGACGTACGCGTCGATCATCGGCACGATCCTCGACCGCGGCTACGTCTTCAAGAAGGGCACGGCGCTCGTCCCGTCCTTCCTCTCCTTCGCCGTCGTGAACCTGCTGGAGACCCACTTCGGCCGGCTCGTCGACTACGACTTCACCGCCAAGATGGAGGACGACCTCGACCGCATCGCGCGCGGCGAGGCCCAGTCCGTGCCGTGGCTGAAGCGGTTCTACTTCGGCTCCGAGCACGCCACCGAGGTCGTACCGGCCGACGGCGACGCGCTCGGCGGTCTGAAGGAGCTGGTCACGGACCTGGGCGCGATCGACGCCCGGGAGATCTCCTCCTTCCCCGTCGGCGACGGCATCGTGCTGCGCGTCGGCCGCTACGGCCCGTACGTGGAGCGCGGCGAGAAGGACGCGGAGGGCCACCAGCGGGCCGACGTGCCGGACGACCTGGCTCCGGACGAGCTGACGGTCGAGTACGCGGAGGAGCTGTTCGCGAAGCCGAGCGGCGAGTTCGAGCTGGGCAAGGACCCGGTGAGCGGGAACGAAATCGTCGCGAAGGACGGTCGTTACGGGCCGTACGTGACGGAGATCCTGCCCGAGGGCACGCCGAAGACGGGCAAGAACGCGGTCAAGCCGCGGACGGCCTCCCTGTTCAAGAGCATGTCCCTGGACACGGTCACCCTCGAGGACGCCCTGCGGCTGATGTCGCTGCCGCGCGTCGTCGGCACGGACGCGGAGGGCGTGGAGATCACGGCCCAGAACGGCCGCTACGGCCCGTACCTGAAGAAGGGCACGGACTCGCGGTCCCTGGAGACCGAGGACCAGCTCTTCTCGATCACCCTGGACGAGGCCCTGGCGATCTACGCGCAGCCCAAGCAGCGGGGCCGGGCCGCGGCCAAGCCGCCGCTGAAGGAGCTGGGCACGGACCCGGTCAGCGAGAAGCCGGTGGTCGTCAAGGACGGCCGCTTCGGCCCGTACGTGACGGACGGCGAGACGAACGCGACGCTGCGCCGGGACGACGACGTCGAGACGATCACGCCGGAGCGGGGCTACGAGCTGCTCGCGGAGAAGCGGGCCAAGGGGCCGGCGAAGAAGACCGCGAAGAAGGCTCCGGCGAAGAAGGCTCCGGCGAAGAAGGCCACGGCGGCGAAGAAGACGACCACCGCGAAGAAGACGACGGCCGCCAAGACGACGGCCGCTAAGACGACGGCCGCGAAGACGACGGCCGCCAAGACGGCCGCCGCGAAGAAGACGGTGGCGAAGAAGGCGACGGCGGCCGCGAAGAAGACGACGGCAGCCGCTCCGGCGGACGAGTAG
- a CDS encoding DEAD/DEAH box helicase — translation MAFNHLPAGAHDALRPLSRTSVTHSVPMANTHRPGPATAPANPRPTPGTILNRLSRGPSRAARITHTEHLPPREGRHAVWPHLVRTDVVAAIQAAGIEHPWEHQAAAAELALHGESVVIATGTASGKSLAYLAPVLTALADGAEAPNGRGATALYLAPTKALAADQRRAVRELSAPLGNAVRPAVYDGDTPVEEREWVRQYANYVLTNPDMLHRGILPSHPRWSSFLKALRYVVIDECHTYRGVFGSHVAQVLRRLRRLCARYGSEPVFLLASATASDPAAAASRLTGVPVTGITDDASPRGEVVFALWEPPLTELKGERGAPVRRTATAETADLLTDLVVQGVRTVAFVRSRRGAELISVIAKERLAEVDRSLPRRVAAYRGGYLPEERRALERALHSGELLGLAATTALELGVDVSGLDAVLIAGYPGTRASLWQQAGRAGRSGQGALAVLIARDDPLDTYLVHHPEALFRQPVEATVLDPDNPYVLAPHLCAAAAELPLTEADLDLFGPATAGLLPQLEAAKLLRRRTAAWHWTRRERASDLTDIRGGGGRPVQIVEAGTGRLLGTVDESASHTAVHDGAVHLHQGRTYLVRRLDLEESVALVEEADPPFSTTARDTTSISILETETEVPWGAARLCYGSVEVTNQVVSYLRRKLITGEVLGEAKLDLPPRTLRTRAVWWTVTEEQLDEARINPEILGGALHAAEHASIGLLPLFATCDRWDIGGVSVPLHPDTLLPTVFVYDGHPGGAGFAERAFHTAREWLTATRDAIAACECEAGCPSCIQSPKCGNGNDPLHKRGAIRLLGRLLAP, via the coding sequence ATGGCATTCAATCACTTACCGGCAGGCGCGCACGACGCCTTGAGACCATTGTCCCGCACGTCGGTGACACACTCGGTTCCAATGGCCAACACTCACCGCCCCGGTCCGGCCACGGCACCGGCGAACCCACGACCCACCCCCGGCACCATTCTGAACCGCCTGTCACGGGGGCCTTCCCGGGCTGCGCGCATCACCCATACGGAGCACTTGCCCCCTCGGGAGGGCCGTCATGCGGTCTGGCCGCACCTGGTCCGAACGGATGTAGTGGCCGCCATCCAGGCGGCGGGCATCGAACACCCGTGGGAACACCAGGCCGCGGCCGCCGAGCTCGCCCTGCACGGCGAGTCGGTGGTCATCGCCACCGGAACCGCCTCGGGCAAGTCCCTGGCCTATCTGGCCCCCGTGCTGACGGCCCTCGCCGACGGAGCCGAGGCGCCGAACGGGCGCGGTGCGACCGCCCTCTACCTGGCTCCGACCAAGGCTCTGGCCGCCGACCAGCGGCGCGCCGTCCGGGAACTCTCCGCACCCCTCGGGAACGCCGTGCGACCGGCCGTGTACGACGGGGACACGCCCGTCGAGGAACGCGAGTGGGTGCGCCAGTACGCCAACTACGTGCTGACCAACCCCGACATGCTGCACCGCGGCATACTGCCCTCCCATCCCCGCTGGTCCTCCTTCCTCAAGGCCCTGCGCTACGTCGTCATCGACGAGTGCCACACCTACCGCGGCGTGTTCGGCTCGCACGTCGCCCAGGTGCTCCGACGGCTGCGCCGGCTGTGCGCCCGCTACGGCTCCGAACCGGTGTTCCTGCTGGCCTCCGCCACGGCGAGCGACCCGGCGGCCGCCGCCTCCCGGCTGACCGGAGTCCCGGTCACCGGGATCACCGACGACGCCTCCCCGCGCGGCGAGGTGGTCTTCGCCCTGTGGGAGCCGCCTCTGACCGAGCTGAAGGGCGAGCGGGGCGCCCCGGTGCGCCGCACCGCGACGGCGGAGACCGCCGACCTGCTGACCGACCTGGTGGTCCAGGGGGTCCGGACGGTGGCCTTCGTCCGTTCCCGGCGCGGCGCCGAGCTGATCTCCGTGATCGCCAAGGAGCGGCTGGCCGAGGTGGACCGGTCCCTGCCCCGGCGGGTCGCCGCCTACCGGGGCGGCTACCTGCCCGAGGAGCGCCGCGCCCTGGAGCGGGCCCTGCACTCCGGGGAACTGCTGGGGCTGGCCGCCACCACGGCCCTGGAGCTCGGCGTGGACGTGTCCGGCCTGGACGCCGTGCTGATCGCCGGCTATCCGGGCACGCGGGCCTCGCTGTGGCAGCAGGCGGGGCGCGCCGGCCGCTCGGGGCAGGGCGCCCTGGCGGTGCTGATCGCCCGCGACGACCCGCTGGACACGTATCTGGTCCACCACCCCGAGGCCCTCTTCCGGCAGCCTGTGGAGGCCACCGTGCTGGACCCCGACAACCCCTACGTGCTGGCCCCGCACCTGTGCGCGGCCGCCGCCGAGCTGCCCCTGACCGAGGCCGACCTGGACCTCTTCGGCCCGGCCACGGCCGGGCTGCTGCCCCAGCTGGAGGCGGCGAAGCTGCTGCGGCGGCGGACCGCGGCCTGGCACTGGACCCGCCGGGAGCGCGCCTCGGACCTGACCGACATCCGCGGCGGCGGGGGCCGCCCGGTCCAGATCGTCGAGGCCGGGACCGGACGGCTGCTGGGCACGGTGGACGAGTCCGCCTCCCACACCGCGGTCCACGACGGCGCCGTCCACCTCCACCAGGGCCGCACGTACCTGGTGCGGCGGCTGGACCTGGAGGAGTCCGTCGCCCTGGTCGAGGAGGCGGACCCGCCCTTCTCCACCACGGCCCGCGACACCACCTCGATCTCCATCCTGGAGACCGAGACCGAGGTCCCCTGGGGCGCGGCCCGGCTCTGCTACGGCTCGGTCGAGGTCACCAACCAGGTGGTGTCCTACCTGCGCCGCAAGCTGATCACCGGCGAGGTGCTCGGCGAGGCCAAGCTGGACCTGCCGCCGCGCACCCTGCGCACCCGGGCCGTGTGGTGGACGGTCACCGAGGAGCAGCTCGACGAGGCCCGGATCAACCCGGAGATCCTCGGCGGCGCCCTGCACGCCGCCGAGCACGCCTCCATCGGCCTGCTCCCGCTGTTCGCCACCTGCGACCGCTGGGACATCGGCGGGGTCTCCGTCCCGCTGCACCCGGACACCCTGCTGCCCACGGTGTTCGTCTACGACGGCCACCCGGGCGGCGCCGGCTTCGCGGAGCGGGCCTTCCACACGGCCCGGGAATGGCTGACGGCCACCCGGGACGCCATCGCCGCCTGCGAGTGCGAGGCGGGCTGCCCCTCCTGCATCCAGTCCCCCAAGTGCGGCAACGGCAACGACCCCCTCCACAAACGCGGCGCCATCCGCCTCCTCGGCCGCCTCCTGGCCCCCTGA
- a CDS encoding N5-glutamine methyltransferase family protein, producing the protein MSTTSLPQPARAAELREAFLAAGFTADGLLDLLGAPAYAALARSETVPALRATRSHGDGPLATLVRLFLLQCPVPHVHAAQALPVEAALADGWLRREGDEVHATVDVRPYGGPDGEDWFIVSDLGCAVGGAGGIGSREEGVVLGVGGASTTLAGITVRIPVGSALDLGTGSGIQALHAAQHATRVTATDVNPRALEFTRLTLALSGAPEAELLTGSLFEPVGDATYDLIVSNPPFVISPAARLTYRDGGMGGDDLCRTLVQQAGDHLNPGGFAQFLGNWQHVEGEDWHDRVRSWVPRGCDAWIVQRDVQDVTQYAELWLRDAGDHRSDPAEYAARYEDWLDEFESRKTKAVGFGWITLRRTDAAEPSIVVEEWPHTVEQPLGETVLAHFARQDYLREHDDAALLAGYFRLTEEVVQEQVGAPGAEDPEHVVLRQNRGMRRATKVDTVGAGFAGVCDGSLSAGRILDAIAQLVEEDPVLLRDRTPEAIRMLVEQGFLEPVQEPHR; encoded by the coding sequence GTGAGTACCACCAGCCTCCCCCAGCCCGCCCGCGCCGCCGAGCTCCGAGAAGCCTTCCTCGCCGCCGGTTTCACCGCCGACGGGCTGCTCGACCTGCTCGGCGCCCCCGCCTACGCCGCGCTCGCCCGCAGCGAGACGGTCCCCGCCCTGCGCGCCACGCGCAGCCACGGCGACGGCCCCCTCGCCACCCTGGTGCGGCTGTTCCTCCTGCAGTGCCCCGTGCCCCACGTGCACGCCGCCCAGGCGCTGCCCGTCGAGGCGGCGCTCGCCGACGGGTGGCTGCGGCGGGAGGGCGACGAGGTGCACGCCACCGTCGACGTGCGCCCGTACGGCGGTCCCGACGGCGAGGACTGGTTCATCGTCTCCGACCTCGGCTGCGCCGTCGGCGGGGCCGGCGGCATCGGCAGCCGCGAGGAGGGCGTCGTCCTCGGCGTCGGCGGGGCCTCCACCACCCTGGCCGGGATCACCGTCCGCATCCCCGTCGGCTCGGCCCTCGACCTGGGCACCGGCTCCGGGATCCAGGCCCTGCACGCCGCCCAGCACGCCACCCGCGTCACCGCCACCGACGTCAACCCGCGCGCCCTGGAATTCACCCGGCTGACGCTGGCGCTCTCCGGGGCGCCGGAGGCCGAGCTGCTCACCGGCTCCCTGTTCGAGCCCGTCGGCGACGCCACGTACGACCTGATCGTGTCGAACCCGCCCTTCGTCATCTCCCCCGCCGCCCGGCTCACCTACCGCGACGGCGGGATGGGCGGGGACGACCTGTGCCGGACCCTGGTCCAGCAGGCGGGGGACCACCTCAACCCCGGTGGCTTCGCCCAGTTCCTCGGCAACTGGCAGCACGTCGAGGGCGAGGACTGGCACGACCGCGTCCGCTCCTGGGTGCCGCGCGGCTGTGACGCGTGGATCGTGCAGCGTGACGTACAGGACGTGACGCAGTACGCCGAGCTGTGGCTGCGCGACGCCGGCGACCACCGCAGCGACCCGGCCGAGTACGCGGCTCGTTACGAGGACTGGCTGGACGAGTTCGAGTCCCGCAAGACCAAGGCCGTCGGCTTCGGCTGGATCACGCTGCGCCGCACCGACGCGGCCGAGCCCTCGATCGTGGTCGAGGAGTGGCCGCACACGGTGGAGCAGCCGCTCGGCGAGACCGTCCTGGCGCACTTCGCCCGCCAGGACTACCTGCGCGAACACGACGACGCCGCGCTGCTGGCCGGGTACTTCCGGCTGACCGAGGAGGTCGTCCAGGAGCAGGTCGGCGCGCCCGGCGCGGAGGACCCCGAGCACGTGGTGCTCCGGCAGAACCGCGGGATGCGCCGGGCCACCAAGGTGGACACGGTCGGGGCTGGTTTCGCCGGGGTGTGCGACGGCTCGCTCAGCGCCGGCCGGATCCTCGACGCGATCGCCCAGCTGGTCGAGGAGGACCCGGTCCTGCTGCGGGACCGCACCCCGGAGGCGATCCGGATGCTGGTCGAGCAGGGGTTCCTGGAGCCCGTGCAGGAGCCGCACAGGTAG
- a CDS encoding small secreted protein — MNKKLAAAVSCGAVLMLALSGCGGDDGGDKKADAWAKKVCDKWEPQLTKIKDTNDELKRVASQSSKPEEVQKTDSSAFQTLSDSYKSMAASLTAAGEAPVKDGKAAQDSVVKSYGEISKGYTDLKTKIDALDPKDQSKFADGLQQVAGGLTEVAANETASKEKLNSTGLKVIYTQKGCQVSAPK, encoded by the coding sequence GTGAACAAGAAGCTTGCGGCCGCGGTGTCCTGCGGTGCGGTACTGATGCTCGCGCTGTCCGGCTGCGGCGGTGACGACGGCGGGGACAAGAAGGCTGACGCCTGGGCCAAGAAGGTCTGCGACAAGTGGGAGCCCCAGCTCACCAAGATCAAGGACACCAACGACGAGCTGAAGCGGGTCGCCTCGCAGAGCAGCAAGCCGGAGGAGGTCCAGAAGACCGACTCGTCCGCGTTCCAGACCCTTTCCGACTCCTACAAGAGCATGGCCGCCTCCCTGACGGCGGCCGGTGAGGCCCCGGTCAAGGACGGCAAGGCCGCACAGGACTCGGTGGTCAAGAGCTACGGCGAGATCTCCAAGGGCTACACCGACCTCAAGACGAAGATCGACGCCCTCGACCCCAAGGACCAGAGCAAGTTCGCGGACGGTCTCCAGCAGGTCGCCGGCGGTCTCACGGAGGTCGCGGCCAACGAGACCGCGAGCAAGGAGAAGCTCAACTCGACCGGTCTCAAGGTGATCTACACCCAGAAGGGCTGCCAGGTCTCGGCGCCCAAGTAG
- the bldG gene encoding anti-sigma factor antagonist BldG — protein MDLSLSTRTVGDRTVVEVGGEIDVYTAPKLREQLVELVNDGSYHLVVDMERVDFLDSTGLGVLVGGLKRVRAHEGSLRLVCNQERILKIFRITGLTKVFPIHTSVEDAVQATD, from the coding sequence GTGGACCTGTCCCTGTCGACTCGCACTGTCGGCGACCGCACGGTCGTAGAGGTCGGTGGCGAGATTGATGTGTATACCGCGCCCAAGCTGCGCGAGCAGTTGGTGGAGTTGGTGAACGACGGCAGCTACCACCTGGTTGTCGACATGGAGCGAGTGGACTTCCTCGACTCCACCGGCCTCGGTGTGCTCGTGGGAGGCCTCAAGCGCGTCCGTGCGCACGAGGGCTCGCTGCGTCTGGTCTGCAACCAGGAGCGCATCCTGAAGATCTTCCGGATCACCGGTCTGACGAAGGTGTTCCCGATCCACACCTCGGTGGAAGACGCCGTCCAGGCCACCGACTGA
- a CDS encoding ATP-binding protein, translated as MATVELRFSAQPEHVRTARLVAAAVARRAGVEEAVLDEVRLAVGEACSRAVGLHRSNGLTAPVRVVLTEEEKLFSIEVGDEVPGPAGGSSEPVPGMDAALDPDADGEDEMGLAVISGLVDDVSVTSGESGGTIRMRWPVARVSDLP; from the coding sequence ATGGCCACCGTTGAACTGCGTTTCAGCGCCCAGCCCGAACACGTCCGCACGGCCCGCCTGGTCGCGGCCGCCGTGGCGCGCCGGGCGGGGGTGGAGGAAGCCGTCCTCGACGAGGTCCGCCTCGCCGTGGGCGAGGCCTGTTCCCGTGCCGTCGGACTGCACCGCAGCAACGGGCTGACCGCGCCCGTCCGGGTGGTGCTGACCGAGGAGGAGAAGCTGTTCTCCATCGAGGTCGGCGACGAGGTGCCCGGGCCGGCCGGCGGTTCCTCCGAGCCGGTGCCCGGTATGGACGCGGCCCTGGATCCGGATGCCGACGGTGAGGACGAGATGGGGCTCGCCGTGATCAGCGGGCTCGTCGACGACGTCTCCGTGACCAGTGGTGAATCGGGCGGAACGATCCGGATGCGCTGGCCCGTCGCCAGGGTTTCCGATCTTCCGTAA
- a CDS encoding TadE family type IV pilus minor pilin — MRPSERKPPVALDRGYVTAEAALVIPALVLLAALLVWALMAAAAQIRCVDAARAGARAAARSEPAGAALAAARQAAPPGAEVQLERSGDLWRVRVEAPAPGPAGLPVRIGARAVALAEDSVGPPP; from the coding sequence ATGCGCCCTTCTGAGCGAAAGCCGCCGGTCGCCCTGGACCGGGGTTATGTGACGGCGGAGGCGGCACTCGTCATTCCGGCCCTGGTGCTGCTGGCGGCCCTGCTGGTGTGGGCGCTGATGGCCGCGGCCGCGCAGATCCGGTGTGTGGACGCCGCCCGGGCGGGCGCCCGGGCGGCGGCCCGGTCCGAACCGGCCGGGGCGGCGCTGGCTGCGGCCAGACAGGCCGCCCCGCCGGGGGCCGAGGTGCAGCTGGAGCGGTCCGGGGACCTGTGGCGGGTGCGGGTGGAGGCGCCCGCCCCGGGGCCGGCAGGGCTGCCGGTACGGATCGGGGCGCGGGCGGTGGCCCTGGCCGAGGACAGCGTGGGGCCGCCGCCATGA